The genomic stretch CAGATGCTGCGGCAGGTGTTCGAGCGCGTGTGCGTGGCCTGCGACCGCGAGCCGGGCGAGACCGAGCGCGTGTGCGCCAAGTGCGGGGGCCGCATCCAGGACCGCATGCAGGATCACCGCCTCTCCGAGCACCTGTACGACGATCCCATCGAGCTGCCGCCCTTCCGCACGAGCGCGCTGGAGATCGGCATCGATGCCCGCACGCTGGAACGTCCGACGGCCGTGGCCCACACCCTCAAGCATCTGCTCCAGAAGGTCACGCCCGAGCGGGTCGCGTGCGACGAGAACGACCTCGCGGGCGCGTTCCGGGACGGCCACGACACGTACTTCTACCTGTACGACGACTGGCTGGGCGGCCTGGGCGTGTCGCGCCGCGCATACGAGCAGCTGGACGACCTGCTGCACCGCGCCCTGCACCTGAGCAGCAAGACGTGCTGCAAGGCCCCGGAGGGCTGCTACGCATGCATCGCGGTGTCCCGCTGCTTCGCGCCCTTCCTGCCCAGCGGCGAGCGGCGGCCCACCGACAAGCACGCCACCCGCGCCTTCCTGGAGGGCGTGCTGGGCGTGACCGTGACCCCCGAGGCCGAGACGGGTGCTGATGTCCCGCCGGACATCCTGCCGGATCTGCCGCCGTCGTGGCCCCTCCAGGCGCGGGAACTGCTCGACCTGCACGGCCTCTCGCTGCCCGAGGTCAGCGCCCGCCTGGGCATTCCCAGCCGCGAGATCCAGCGCATGGTCGACACGAAGACGCCGCTGCGCCTGAAACACCCCAAGTTCGGCGAGGGCGTGTTCCTGTCGGGCTTCCACCAGGGCGAGCGGCGCGAGGTGCTGGTGTATTTCCCCGGCGTGGGCCAGAAGCGCCTGCTGCTCGCGCACGCCAGCCTGACCGTGACCGAGGGGGCCGTCACTCCCGCTTGATCGCCCGTGGCCCGGACGTCACGCGGAGTCCATGTCGGCCGATCCGTCCGGGCCTGATCGCTGGACACCCACCATCCGCCGGGGCCTCCTGGGTGGCGTCATCTGGGCGGGGATCGTCGTGGTCGTGGCCGGGACGCTGTTCGGCGCGCCCTGGGAGGCGCGGGAGATGGCCGGGCTGCTGGGCTGGGCCGGGCTCGCGCCGGTCGTCCTGGCGGGCGGCCTTGCGCAGGCCCGGTACGACCAGCCGGGTGACCGGCGGGCCGCCAGGGCGGTGTGGGATCACGTCGCCTCCTGCGTGATCGCGGCGCTGGCCGTGTTCAGCCTCCAGCAGTTCCTGCTGCTCGTGGCCGCCCAGCGTGGCATCTGACCGGCCGCGTGATCTCCGGTTGACCCCCCTCGCGGGGCGCGGCTATACTCCCACTGCGCTTTGCAGGGGCTGACGAGCCCCAGACGCTGCACAGGGATATGGTGTAATGGCAGCACAACAGATTTTGGATCTGTTTGTCTAGGTTCGAATCCTAGTATCCCTGCCACCAGAGCCGCCTTCTGAACAAGGAGGCGGTTTGTTCTGTCTGTTCCGCGGCATCAGAAAGCAGTCATGAGGCGAAACGTCGTGATCCTCACGTTGCGTCAGCTGGGATTCACCGGGAATCAGGTGGGCAGGACTACCGTGAACGGTATGAAGAAGCCCTTTGTACTGCTCGCCCTGACCGCTTCCCTGCTTGGCCTGGCGACCCCGGCGGCCGCCGCGCCGAAGATCAGTGCCCAGAGCATCATCGTGAACCCGGTGCCCACCAGCCTCGCCGTGCAGGTGTGGGTCAACCGCGATCCCTACGGCAGCGGCACGCCCAACTACCGTATCGGCGAGAAGATCAGCATCTCGACCCGTGTCAGCGAGAACGCCTACGTGTACCTGTTCAACATCAACCCCGACGGCACGACCGACCAGATCCTGCCCAACCGCCTGGGCAGCGGCAACTATGTCCGCGCCGGGCAGGTGCGCAGCTTCCCCGCACCGGGCGACAACTTCCAGTTCAACATCGCCGGGCCGTACGGCCTGAACAAGGTGCTGGTCATCGCCAGCCGCAGCCAGCTGAACCTCAGCCAGCTCAGCTCGTACACCGGGGGCAGCGCGTTCGCCACGGTCAAACCCCAGGATCCCGGCCGCCTTGCGCAGGCCCTGAGCATCGTGGTCGATCCGGTCGAGCAGCCGGTGCCGCAGCAGAACTGGACGAGCGACGCGGTGCAGTACAACGTGGCGTACTGAGCAGGAATTTCAGGCCCCAGCGCGTCCGGACGGAAGGTGTCCGGGCGCGTCTTGGTGTGGTCACGGGTGTGGAGCGGTCGGGGCACGTCGGGCCGGCCACTGGGCCAGTCCGGCCCCGGCGAGGATCAGGCCTCCGCCCAGCACGACCGCCGGGCCGGGCTGCTCGTGCAGGATCAATGCAGCCAGCACGACCGTGAACAGGGGTTCCAGGGTGCCCAGCAGACTGGCGCGGGTGGCCCCCAGTCGGGCGATCGCGCCGTACAGGGCAGGCACCGCCACGATGGTCGGGATCAGGGCCATGCCCAGGATCACGCCCCACGCATCCAGCGCTGTGGGGATGTGCAGGGTGCCGCGCCCGGCCGCCAGGGCGCCAAAGGTCACGCCCGCAACCAGCGCCATGTGTGCCGTCGCGGCGATGGGGGAGACCCCGTTCAGGAACCGCTCGGAGGCCACGAGGTACAGCGCGTACAGGGCACCGGCCGCCGCGCCGCACAGCAGGCCCACCGGATCGCGGTCGGCCGCGCCGGGCAGCCCGATCACCAGCGCGAGCCCCAGCCCGGCCAGCGCGACTGCGCCCAGCTGCGTGCGGCGCGGCACGCGCCCCTGGAGCCACGACAGCAGCACCACGAAGGCCGGCGCGGAGTACAGCAGCAGGCTGGTCGTGCCCGCCGAGACCCGCCCCAGCGCCGCGAAATACGCCAGCGTGGCGACCGTGTACAGCGTGCCCACGGCCAGCAGCCGTCCCCGCGCCGCCCACGCCAGCCGCCCCGACAGCGGCAGCAGCAGCAGCGCCACGATGGCGAAGCGCCACCCCAGCAGGCTGTGGCTGTCCAGGCCCACCCCGGCCCCCAGCTTTCCGAAGATCCCCAGCGTCCCGAAGGCCAGCGCTCCGACCACGCCCAGCGCCACCCCCGTGCGGATGTCGGAGGCGGCGGGTGTGGTCGCAGAGGTGGTCACGATGGGAAGTGTATGGGACAGTCTCGGCGCGCGTTCGTGACATCCGGACACCGACATCTGGCTCCAAGACGGTAGCCTACAGGGCGTGACAGCGGTCTTCCACTCCGTTGAAGGGAGAACATCACCCCCTTCAACTCCGTTCCGACCGCTGTCTGTGGCGGCGACTCGCTTCGCTCGCCCCAGACGGGTGCCGCGTTGACCCCGCCCGCCGCTCCCCCCCAAAGGCCGTGGCAGGTGGTGGTGAACCTTCCTGTGCCGGCCTACGATTTCGGCGTGCCCCACGGCTTTGTCGGGGCCGTACCGCTGGGCTGCCGGGTGCTGGTGCCGTGGCGCGGCGAGCTGGCCGTGGGTCTGGTGGTGGGCGAGGGTGACCCACGCAGCGGCCACCGTCTGCGCGAGGCCATACACGTCCTCGACGACCCCGCGTGCCCGTGGGTACCGCCCGCCACGGTGCAGGGCATCACGAACTGGGCGCACGACGCCCGCATCCCCGCCGGCCTGATCTGGGGCGATCTGCTGGGCGTGGGCTGGGACGCGGCGTACACGCACATGGTTCGGGCCGTCGAGGGGGCCGACCTCCAGGCCTTTGCTCGCAAGGTGCCGACCGGGCGCTGGACGGACGCCGGGGCCTTCGCGCCCGTGCTCCTGGACGCCATCCGTGAACAGGGGCTGCTGGAGGAGCGCTTCACGGTGCAGCCCCGCACGAAGACCGTCGTGGAGGCCCGCTCCCTGGAGGACGTGCCGCCGGCCGCCCGCCTGAACGCGGTGATCCAGGCCGTGCCGGAGCACCCGGCCCGCCTGACGCCGAAACAGGCGCAGGCCGTGGCGTGGCTGGCCGAGCACGGCCCCTGTGACACGCTGAGCGGCTGGGCCAGGGCGGCCGGGGTCAGCAATGCGGTGGTGACCGCCGCCCTGAATGCCGGTGGAGCCGAATACGTGCGGGTCGAGTCGACCCCGCCCGCCGCGTGGACGTGGCTGCAGGGGAACGGCCCCACCGACACCTACGCCGCGTGGGCCAACGGCGCGAGCCTGGACGGCGTCCCCCTGTCGTCCACGCAGGCCGGTACCCTGGCGCTGCGTGGCTGGGCCGACACCGTGGACGTGCCCGCCCCGCCCCCCGCCCTGCCCGAGCCGTGCCCGCTGGCCGTGAATCCCGATCTGCCGGATCGCCTGCCCGAGGGAGAGCGGTGGCGGCTGCATGGGGGCCGCGCCGCCACGCGCTTCGGCGTGCTCGCGCCCCGGATCGGCCGGCTGCTCACGCAGGGGCGCGGCGTGCTCCTCCTCGCTCCGGACGCCGCCACCCTGCGCCGCGCGTGGGACGGCCTGAGCGGTCTGGCGGCCGCGTGCGGCACGCGGGCCGTGCAGGTCAGCGGCACCCTCTCGCCCGCGCAGCGTGAACACACCTGGGAGCTGGTTCGCACGGACGAAGCGCGGCTGGTGATCGGCAGCGGGCACGCCCTGGCCGCCCCCCTGCACGACCCCGCATTGATCGTGGTGCTGGAGGAGGCCAGCGACGCCCACAAGCTCCTGAGCGGCAGCCGCGC from Deinococcus sp. AB2017081 encodes the following:
- a CDS encoding DUF4384 domain-containing protein, producing the protein MKKPFVLLALTASLLGLATPAAAAPKISAQSIIVNPVPTSLAVQVWVNRDPYGSGTPNYRIGEKISISTRVSENAYVYLFNINPDGTTDQILPNRLGSGNYVRAGQVRSFPAPGDNFQFNIAGPYGLNKVLVIASRSQLNLSQLSSYTGGSAFATVKPQDPGRLAQALSIVVDPVEQPVPQQNWTSDAVQYNVAY
- a CDS encoding DMT family transporter, yielding MTTSATTPAASDIRTGVALGVVGALAFGTLGIFGKLGAGVGLDSHSLLGWRFAIVALLLLPLSGRLAWAARGRLLAVGTLYTVATLAYFAALGRVSAGTTSLLLYSAPAFVVLLSWLQGRVPRRTQLGAVALAGLGLALVIGLPGAADRDPVGLLCGAAAGALYALYLVASERFLNGVSPIAATAHMALVAGVTFGALAAGRGTLHIPTALDAWGVILGMALIPTIVAVPALYGAIARLGATRASLLGTLEPLFTVVLAALILHEQPGPAVVLGGGLILAGAGLAQWPARRAPTAPHP
- the priA gene encoding replication restart helicase PriA, with translation MVNLPVPAYDFGVPHGFVGAVPLGCRVLVPWRGELAVGLVVGEGDPRSGHRLREAIHVLDDPACPWVPPATVQGITNWAHDARIPAGLIWGDLLGVGWDAAYTHMVRAVEGADLQAFARKVPTGRWTDAGAFAPVLLDAIREQGLLEERFTVQPRTKTVVEARSLEDVPPAARLNAVIQAVPEHPARLTPKQAQAVAWLAEHGPCDTLSGWARAAGVSNAVVTAALNAGGAEYVRVESTPPAAWTWLQGNGPTDTYAAWANGASLDGVPLSSTQAGTLALRGWADTVDVPAPPPALPEPCPLAVNPDLPDRLPEGERWRLHGGRAATRFGVLAPRIGRLLTQGRGVLLLAPDAATLRRAWDGLSGLAAACGTRAVQVSGTLSPAQREHTWELVRTDEARLVIGSGHALAAPLHDPALIVVLEEASDAHKLLSGSRAFLPDVAARIAAAHDAALASVGTAPAAETVPWPGAVLPPPRTRLHVVDYANPPEQPQLGPLSGVQHKQGDMGYPISHDLARVLRQVQERGRQAVLLAPRRGYSALLRCPTCEHTPHCRNCDVPLRFHQETRQLTCHQCGYHEGIPDRCDNCGDRMWRARGPGTEWIAQEVGKLLPGFPVYRLDKDRQDDLSPLSAGEPGVVVGTQLLLSHEPPPNLALIGVTLADTWLNVSDFRASERYHRLLRQLAEWHPTRAPMLLVQTFQADHPALKVMVEHQGVLAYPAAEERARQALGYPPHARLAQIEVTAREAKKAQAAAQELADALHGAGATAQEVLGPAPSPVARLRGVYPYHLFLRARHDARLGELLRVLDTRTWKARVRVDVNPRGGL